The following are from one region of the Pseudodesulfovibrio piezophilus C1TLV30 genome:
- the ybeY gene encoding rRNA maturation RNase YbeY yields MTCDISIVNETRLDPRFPFSRHELGDLMNILLDSLGLEGCSLVIKLVADQEIARLNKEFMGCVGPTNVLSFPVADEPELGVRQEGEGPVFLGELALSVDAVGREASLYGQPPVLHLARLLAHGTLHLAGYDHGDSMYDMTDAAVDRVQLEYAVVE; encoded by the coding sequence ATGACCTGCGATATATCCATAGTCAATGAAACGCGGCTTGATCCGCGATTTCCATTTTCCAGGCATGAGCTTGGCGATCTGATGAATATTTTGCTGGATTCTCTCGGGTTGGAGGGATGTTCCCTGGTCATCAAATTGGTTGCCGACCAAGAAATAGCTCGTCTCAATAAGGAATTCATGGGGTGTGTCGGACCGACCAATGTCCTGAGCTTTCCTGTAGCCGATGAGCCTGAGCTTGGTGTTAGGCAGGAAGGAGAGGGTCCTGTCTTTTTGGGAGAGTTGGCCTTGTCTGTGGATGCTGTCGGTCGTGAGGCATCCCTTTATGGGCAACCCCCGGTCCTTCATCTTGCACGACTCCTTGCCCATGGGACACTGCATTTGGCAGGATATGACCACGGCGACAGTATGTATGATATGACGGATGCTGCTGTGGATCGAGTCCAGCTTGAGTATGCTGTCGTAGAGTAG
- the argF gene encoding ornithine carbamoyltransferase: MPKHFLTILDIPRDEARQVLLRAKEMKDNKVRTDLLAGKTLLLVFEKASTRTRVSFEVGVRQLGGDPVFITSKDSQLGRSEPLRDTARVLSRYADGLIVRTFGQEKLETLVEYGDIPVVNALTDEYHPCQIMADVLTMYERTPDLAKLKVAWIGDGNNMAHSFINGSVTFGYELAIACPAGYDPDPAVVDKAVGLGAKVSITRDPVEAATGAHYINTDVWASMGQEEEQKKREAAFTGFVVDENLMAKGAADAKFMHCLPAHCGEEVTESVFEGPNSIVWDQAENRLHMQKAILEWIYKN; encoded by the coding sequence ATGCCCAAGCACTTTTTGACCATTCTGGACATCCCTCGGGATGAGGCCCGGCAGGTTCTTTTGCGTGCCAAAGAGATGAAGGACAACAAGGTCCGGACTGATCTTCTGGCAGGCAAGACTCTGCTTCTAGTCTTTGAAAAGGCTTCCACGCGGACCCGTGTGTCTTTCGAGGTTGGCGTTCGCCAGCTCGGTGGTGACCCGGTCTTTATTACTTCCAAGGATTCCCAGCTTGGCCGCAGTGAACCCCTTAGGGACACGGCGCGCGTTTTGTCGCGCTATGCAGACGGGCTTATAGTGCGAACATTCGGCCAGGAGAAGCTCGAAACCCTGGTCGAATATGGCGATATCCCAGTAGTTAATGCGCTGACGGATGAGTACCATCCCTGTCAGATCATGGCTGATGTCTTAACCATGTATGAACGTACTCCAGATCTGGCAAAGCTTAAGGTAGCCTGGATCGGAGACGGCAATAATATGGCTCATTCATTTATCAATGGTTCCGTCACCTTCGGCTATGAGTTGGCCATTGCCTGCCCTGCCGGGTATGATCCGGACCCGGCTGTGGTGGACAAAGCCGTAGGCTTGGGAGCCAAAGTGTCCATTACCCGTGATCCTGTCGAAGCTGCAACTGGAGCACATTACATCAATACGGATGTCTGGGCCTCCATGGGGCAGGAAGAAGAGCAGAAAAAACGTGAAGCTGCTTTTACCGGATTTGTGGTGGATGAGAATTTGATGGCGAAAGGCGCTGCTGATGCCAAATTCATGCACTGTTTGCCTGCTCATTGCGGTGAAGAAGTGACTGAATCCGTTTTTGAGGGACCGAACTCCATTGTGTGGGATCAGGCCGAAAATCGTCTGCATATGCAAAAAGCCATTCTTGAATGGATATATAAGAATTAA
- a CDS encoding PhoH family protein, with the protein MREEPQLTSTKLEFDDGQLANQLFGPQNQHLKLLAERLGVQLESRGNSVSIVTGDADGNGDQACLAGQVLTQLYAMLKAGKNLYPQDVDFACRILERQPSADVGEVFKGDVYATSGKRTVAPKSLNQREYLDAIREADMTFGIGPAGTGKTYLAVAMAVGALMRREVKRIVLTRPAVEAGEKLGFLPGDLAEKINPYLRPLYDALHDMLDFAKVEEYLETGVIEVAPLAFMRGRTLNDAFIILDEAQNTTPEQMKMFLTRLGFGSRAVITGDVTQIDLPIHAKSGLLNARSILDGVKGIQFILFDEHDVIRHPLVGRIVRAYDVHEKNG; encoded by the coding sequence ATGAGGGAGGAACCTCAACTGACTTCCACCAAGCTCGAATTCGATGATGGGCAGTTGGCAAATCAACTGTTTGGACCACAGAATCAGCATCTCAAGCTTCTTGCCGAACGACTGGGCGTCCAGTTGGAAAGCAGAGGGAATTCTGTTTCCATAGTGACTGGTGATGCCGACGGGAACGGTGATCAGGCCTGTCTTGCCGGACAAGTCCTGACTCAACTTTATGCGATGCTCAAGGCGGGGAAAAATCTGTATCCTCAGGATGTGGATTTTGCTTGTCGGATATTGGAAAGGCAGCCTTCAGCCGATGTCGGTGAAGTCTTCAAGGGCGATGTTTACGCCACTTCCGGGAAGAGAACTGTTGCTCCCAAATCGTTGAATCAGAGGGAGTATCTTGACGCCATTCGTGAGGCGGATATGACCTTTGGCATAGGTCCGGCCGGTACCGGGAAAACATATTTAGCCGTAGCCATGGCTGTGGGTGCGCTTATGCGGCGCGAGGTCAAGCGTATTGTCCTGACCAGACCGGCAGTGGAAGCGGGTGAGAAGCTTGGATTTCTGCCTGGTGATCTTGCGGAGAAGATTAATCCGTATTTGCGTCCATTGTATGACGCCCTGCATGATATGCTGGATTTTGCCAAGGTGGAAGAATATCTTGAGACAGGTGTTATCGAAGTTGCTCCTTTGGCGTTTATGCGTGGGCGTACATTGAATGATGCTTTTATTATTCTTGATGAAGCTCAAAATACTACGCCAGAGCAAATGAAGATGTTTCTGACACGTCTTGGGTTTGGTTCTCGTGCCGTGATTACAGGCGATGTTACGCAGATCGACCTTCCGATTCATGCAAAGTCGGGGTTACTGAATGCCCGTTCCATTCTTGATGGGGTCAAGGGGATTCAGTTCATCCTATTTGATGAACACGATGTCATTCGTCATCCTTTGGTCGGGCGTATCGTTCGTGCGTATGATGTCCATGAGAAAAACGGATAA